The DNA sequence AATTGAGGTCCGGCGACCAGGTGACGTTGGTCCCAAAATCAAGCGGCTTGGGCGACACGGAGAGCGACGGCTCGGTCCGCGAACCGCTGCCGTCGGTCACGTTCTGGCTCCGGGTCCAACCAACCGCGACGTTGCCCCACTTGAACTGACGGTTCAAATTGGAGGAGCTTCGAATCTGCTGGGTGGTGAGGCGCGGGTCGATCGAGTTCCGGCGAATGATCGACGAATTGGTCGAGTAATCGAGGCTGACGTTCAGTTTGGTGGTGATGTTGAACGACTGACTGTGGTTCCAGACGATCCGGGTATTGGAGTTCCCCGACCCCGACCCGATTTCACTGCTCTTCGAAAAGCTGACGGCCCCCCGCGCAAACTTGTCGATCCACCGGTACTGCCCCTCGAACCCCAACTCGATATACCGGTTCGAAAACCAATCGAACCGGCCGAGCAGATCGACATAGTCGTTGGGAGCCCAATAGTACCCGATGTTCCGGACGGTTCGATTGTAGGCGCGGCTCGGCCGGACGATGTCGTTAAAGCCAAATTCGGGGATCAAGATCCCCGAACGCCGACCCCGCTTGGTATCCTGAAAGAGAAACGGAATCCAGGCGATCGGGACATCCCGGATGTACAGAACCGCGGGCCGGGCCACCATGACCGACCCGTTGACCCACTTGAGCTCTTTGGCCGCAAAGTGGTAGTGCGAATCCGGCAAGTCACAACTGGTGATCTCCTGGGCCCGGGCGTAGATCCGGCTGGTGGACGAATCCATCGCGATATTGCCGCTGATGATCCAGTTGGCTCCCTGCTGCGGAAAGGTCGTCCGGCCATCCTGAACCAGCCCCCGCTCCGCACAGGTGTTGAACTGGACCTGACGGCCGACCACCACGGTACCCTCCTGAAACAGGTGGGGCTCCCCCTCCGCGTCGAACCGGCAATCGCCCGCCCGATAGTCGATGTGGCGAGCTTCGAGCGTGGATCCCGCCCGCTCGGTCATGGCATTGCCGTCCAGTTTCACGACCCGGTCTATAGTTTGAACCCGGGCCGTATCCGACCGGTATCGGGTCACATCATACCCCTCGAGTTCGAGCAGATCATCGACAATCGAGTCCGGGGCGGCGAAGCTCAGCTTCGGGGCGGTGGGAATGCCGAGGCGGCGGGCGCTCGCGGTATCAAGCGGGGTTGGTGTCCGAGTGCCGGTGTCGGCCGGATTCTGGCGGGGACTCTGCTGGGCCACCGGTCGGGGCGGCGGGATCGGGCGCTGGGCGTCGAGCCGGGTTGGAAACCCAAACGCCACCAGCGCCATCAACGCGGCGGCGGCCGCCCGGATCCGCCGTCGGTGGACGATCCACGCCCCCGCAAACCCAACCTCGTACAGGATCAACAACGGAATCGACATCATCATCATCGAGAAGATGTCGGTACCTGGCGAGAGAATCGCTCCGCCCGCAAAAGCCAGGACCGCGGCAAACCGGCGGAACCGGTGCAGCATGGCCGGGGTCACGACCCCGAGAACCGCCAGCATGATGATGACCAGCGGCAGTTCGGCCGAAATCCCCATGGCCAGCACCACCTGAAGCACGAATGAAAAATACTCGCGATAGGTGATGAGCATATCGAACGTGCCGGGCTGGAACCCGAGCAGGACGCGAAGGGCCTCGGGTACGATGAAGATGAAGCTCAGCACCGCACCGCTGACGAACAAAAGGAACCCGGCGAAGAGCGCGGGGACGATCGCCCGCTTTTCCCGGTCGTAGAGCGCCGGGGCCAAGAACGCCCAGAGCTGCCAGATGAGGACCGGCGACGCCAACACCAGCCCCACGATGAGCCCGAGCTGCAACACGATCATGAACGGCTCGGTCGGGCTATGAATGACGAGATGCCGGCCCTCGAGCAGCGGCGTGATCGGGGCTTGCAGGATGTCGACGAGGCGGAACTGGCTGACAATCCAGATCCCGGCCCCGACCGCCGCCGCCAGGGCAATCACGGCCTTGACGAGTCGACTTCGAAGTTCCTCGAGGTGGTCGAGGAACGGCATTTCACCGCTGGACCGAGCCATCACCCACTCAACCTTAAGGTTTCAGCGCCTCGAGCCGGGTCTTAGCCAAGTCGGCATCTTCGGACCTCGGATACTCGGCGACCACCCGCTGGTAGGCGGCCCGGGCTCGGACCGGATATTTGAGGCTCTGTTCGTACAGGCGGCCGACCTTGTACAGCGCGGCCGGCGCCCGAGCCGACTGCGGGTACTTCGCGGTCACCTCGGTAAACCGGGCAATCGCGGTATCTGGCGAGGCGGTCTCGAACGTTTCGG is a window from the Gemmatimonadota bacterium genome containing:
- the tatC gene encoding twin-arginine translocase subunit TatC, which produces MARSSGEMPFLDHLEELRSRLVKAVIALAAAVGAGIWIVSQFRLVDILQAPITPLLEGRHLVIHSPTEPFMIVLQLGLIVGLVLASPVLIWQLWAFLAPALYDREKRAIVPALFAGFLLFVSGAVLSFIFIVPEALRVLLGFQPGTFDMLITYREYFSFVLQVVLAMGISAELPLVIIMLAVLGVVTPAMLHRFRRFAAVLAFAGGAILSPGTDIFSMMMMSIPLLILYEVGFAGAWIVHRRRIRAAAAALMALVAFGFPTRLDAQRPIPPPRPVAQQSPRQNPADTGTRTPTPLDTASARRLGIPTAPKLSFAAPDSIVDDLLELEGYDVTRYRSDTARVQTIDRVVKLDGNAMTERAGSTLEARHIDYRAGDCRFDAEGEPHLFQEGTVVVGRQVQFNTCAERGLVQDGRTTFPQQGANWIISGNIAMDSSTSRIYARAQEITSCDLPDSHYHFAAKELKWVNGSVMVARPAVLYIRDVPIAWIPFLFQDTKRGRRSGILIPEFGFNDIVRPSRAYNRTVRNIGYYWAPNDYVDLLGRFDWFSNRYIELGFEGQYRWIDKFARGAVSFSKSSEIGSGSGNSNTRIVWNHSQSFNITTKLNVSLDYSTNSSIIRRNSIDPRLTTQQIRSSSNLNRQFKWGNVAVGWTRSQNVTDGSGSRTEPSLSVSPKPLDFGTNVTWSPDLNFNRDVRFRQPLPSVLVPRGIGGQVDTLKVTGGSRVSRFTMNTPLRIGGFQWQNAVSLIDADSAGLREEVVKLPNDDTPDPTDSITVRRVRGGGFGSEFDWQTGINLPIVFRTSWKVTPNVGITNITSGPFAVRNERTDGQFVRQGKRLQFGVSVSPTFYGFFPGIGPLAKIRHTIQPSLNYSYSPAAAVPLEFARAITPVGQPLVLESIPSQNLNLTLSQNFEGKSKRPAGDTTDAAVKKIRILSISTSGMSYDFEKAKQPGRTGWGSGSLTNSLLSDLVPGLNLSLSHDLFIGQFDSDTARFNPFLSGVTASFSLTDGTFKSIGRLLGLTTEPATKETAQPARAPNLPGQSPFGGVDDLRRGTGFTSNQTYTRGQRGFNANVNLTIARNRPVAQTAALRAPNRSNLSLNTSFAPTQFWQVSWNTQYDVTKKKFESQQLNLTRDLHDWRATFSFLRSPNGNFQFSFLVTLIDLPDIKFDYRQNTIQSDRR